The Hemiscyllium ocellatum isolate sHemOce1 chromosome 7, sHemOce1.pat.X.cur, whole genome shotgun sequence genome window below encodes:
- the arl4cb gene encoding ADP-ribosylation factor-like 4Cb, giving the protein MGNSFSNVSAFQSLHIVMLGLDSAGKTTVLYRLKFNEFVNTVPTIGFNTEKIRLGNGTTKGISCHFWDVGGQEKLRPLWKSYSRCTDGIIYVVDSVDVDRLEEAKTELHKITRISENQGTPLLVIANKQDLPKSLPVGDIERQLALQELCPSTPWHVQPACAIIGEGLPEGMDKLYEMIVKRRKALRQKKKR; this is encoded by the coding sequence ATGGGCAACAGTTTCTCCAACGTGTCGGCGTTTCAGTCCCTGCACATTGTCATGTTGGGGCTGGACTCGGCGGGCAAGACCACCGTCCTGTACCGGCTCAAGTTCAACGAGTTCGTCAACACGGTGCCCACCATCGGCTTCAACACCGAGAAGATCAGGCTCGGCAACGGCACCACCAAGGGCATCAGCTGCCACTTCTGGGACGTGGGCGGTCAGGAGAAGCTGAGGCCGCTCTGGAAGTCGTACAGCCGCTGCACCGACGGCATCATCTACGTGGTGGACTCGGTGGACGTGGACCGCCTGGAGGAAGCCAAGACCGAGCTGCACAAGATCACCAGGATCTCGGAGAACCAGGGCACCCCGCTGCTGGTCATCGCCAACAAGCAGGACCTGCCCAAGTCCCTGCCGGTGGGCGACATCGAGAGGCAGCTGGCGCTGCAGGAGCTCTGCCCCTCCACCCCTTGGCATGTGCAGCCCGCCTGTGCCATCATTGGAGAAGGGCTGCCGGAGGGCATGGACAAACTGTACGAGATGATTGTGAAACGGAGGAAAGCCCTGAGGCAGAAGAAGAAACGCTGA